In the genome of Blastocatellia bacterium, one region contains:
- a CDS encoding FtsX-like permease family protein, with amino-acid sequence MSAYRQKMIRDFWQQRTRTVMVVLAMAIGIAAFSAVLSSYAILTRELDKGYLATNPASATLRTDAINDELLTTIQANHDLSDAEPRRVVSGRIKAGPVEWRNLILFVVKDYGDIRISKLSPEQGAWPPAAGELLIERDAFQVAQARIGDPVTVRTANGKEQTLRVTGSVHDVGQAQARMENLVYGYITLETLKLLGEEPYLDQLNIRVAEDPYDEAHIRNVAESVKQTIESRGHTVRRIDIPRPGKHPHTDIMGLLLLSMSSFGLFALLLSSILVINLLTALMSAQVRQIGMMKAIGGTRWQIARIYLGQALLLGMGAILAALPPGILGSRALCRYMAVFLNFDITSFAVPAWVYLCVAAVGLIVPLLAAAYPVWRGSGVSVREALADFGVSQDAFGSQWLDRRLARVSGVARPLLLALRNSFRRRARLVLTVTTLAAGGVFFMSALNVRASLINTLDRLFATRQYDLTVNLGSMASLDKVERAVSNTAGVQRMEGWVMTEGAIPGPDDAPASESPGGLHGGGASGGERFSVIALPAETTMLKPDLIEGRGLLAGDTDAVVVNTALAGKSSRMKVGNTIELRIGPAQTAWRVVGIAREPFSSATAYIPRAYPEQPGGHAGMVNNLRLALEKTDPVAISRTLVSLDRNLEQEGIRATSSASKGDSRYSFDQHMVMIYVFLIVMSGILAGVGGLGLTTTMSLNVLERRREMGVLRAIGATPAVVWLIVVAEGAVIGLLSWALAALVAWPVSKALGTFMVAMMLRSGFNFSFEPSGLLIWLAVSILLSTVASFVPAWHASRLTVREAIAYA; translated from the coding sequence ATGTCTGCATACCGGCAAAAGATGATCCGCGATTTCTGGCAACAGCGCACGCGCACCGTCATGGTTGTGCTGGCGATGGCCATCGGCATCGCTGCGTTTTCAGCCGTCCTGTCGAGCTACGCGATTCTGACCCGCGAGCTGGACAAAGGCTATCTGGCGACCAACCCGGCTTCGGCCACTTTGCGGACGGATGCGATCAACGACGAGTTGCTTACGACCATTCAGGCGAATCACGACCTGAGCGATGCCGAGCCGCGCCGAGTGGTGAGCGGGCGCATCAAGGCAGGGCCTGTCGAATGGCGCAACCTGATCCTCTTCGTCGTCAAAGACTATGGCGATATCCGCATCAGCAAGCTCAGCCCCGAGCAGGGCGCATGGCCGCCGGCCGCCGGCGAGTTGCTGATCGAAAGAGACGCCTTTCAAGTCGCCCAGGCGCGCATCGGCGACCCGGTCACGGTGCGAACCGCGAATGGCAAAGAGCAGACCTTGCGCGTCACCGGCAGCGTCCACGATGTCGGCCAGGCGCAGGCGCGCATGGAGAATCTGGTTTATGGCTACATCACGCTGGAGACGCTCAAGCTGTTGGGCGAAGAACCGTATCTCGATCAACTGAATATCCGGGTCGCCGAAGACCCGTATGACGAGGCGCACATCCGCAATGTCGCCGAGTCAGTCAAGCAAACCATCGAAAGCCGCGGGCACACCGTCCGCCGCATAGATATACCCAGGCCGGGCAAACATCCGCACACAGACATCATGGGATTGTTGCTGCTGTCGATGTCGAGCTTCGGCCTCTTTGCGCTGCTATTGAGCAGCATCCTTGTCATTAACTTGCTGACCGCATTGATGAGCGCGCAAGTCCGGCAGATCGGCATGATGAAAGCCATCGGCGGCACGCGCTGGCAGATTGCGCGGATTTACCTGGGACAGGCGTTGCTGCTCGGCATGGGGGCCATCCTGGCCGCGCTGCCGCCAGGCATTCTCGGCAGCCGCGCGCTCTGTCGCTACATGGCGGTCTTTCTCAATTTCGACATCACCAGCTTTGCCGTGCCCGCATGGGTTTACCTGTGCGTCGCCGCGGTCGGCTTGATCGTGCCGTTGCTGGCGGCGGCCTATCCCGTATGGCGCGGCAGCGGCGTTTCTGTGCGCGAAGCGCTGGCGGATTTCGGCGTCTCTCAAGACGCCTTCGGCAGCCAATGGCTCGACCGCAGGCTGGCGAGAGTGAGCGGCGTGGCGCGCCCACTGCTGCTCGCTCTGCGCAACAGCTTTCGGCGGCGCGCCCGGCTGGTGCTGACCGTGACGACGCTGGCGGCGGGCGGCGTCTTCTTTATGTCGGCGCTCAACGTCAGGGCTTCGCTAATCAACACGCTCGACCGTTTGTTCGCGACGCGGCAGTATGACCTGACGGTGAATCTCGGCAGCATGGCTTCTCTCGATAAAGTCGAGCGCGCCGTAAGCAACACGGCGGGCGTGCAGCGGATGGAAGGCTGGGTCATGACCGAAGGCGCAATCCCTGGCCCCGACGATGCGCCGGCAAGCGAAAGCCCTGGCGGCCTGCACGGCGGCGGGGCGAGCGGCGGCGAGCGCTTCAGTGTTATCGCGCTGCCGGCGGAAACCACTATGCTCAAGCCTGACTTGATCGAAGGGCGCGGCTTGCTGGCCGGCGATACCGACGCCGTTGTCGTGAACACTGCGCTTGCCGGAAAGAGTTCTCGAATGAAAGTCGGCAACACGATTGAGCTGCGCATCGGCCCGGCGCAAACCGCATGGCGCGTCGTCGGCATCGCCCGCGAGCCGTTCTCGTCGGCGACGGCCTACATTCCGCGAGCTTACCCTGAGCAACCCGGCGGCCACGCAGGGATGGTCAATAACCTGCGGCTGGCGCTCGAAAAGACAGACCCGGTCGCCATCAGCCGCACCCTCGTCAGCCTGGATCGGAATCTTGAGCAGGAAGGCATACGCGCCACGAGCAGCGCCAGCAAAGGCGATAGCCGCTACAGCTTTGACCAGCACATGGTGATGATCTACGTCTTCCTGATTGTCATGTCGGGCATCCTGGCGGGCGTCGGCGGCCTCGGACTGACGACGACGATGAGCCTCAACGTGCTGGAGCGGCGGCGCGAGATGGGCGTCTTGCGGGCCATCGGCGCGACGCCGGCGGTCGTCTGGCTGATCGTCGTCGCCGAGGGAGCGGTCATCGGGCTGTTGAGCTGGGCGCTGGCGGCGCTCGTCGCATGGCCGGTCAGCAAGGCGCTCGGCACCTTCATGGTCGCGATGATGCTCAGAAGCGGATTCAACTTCTCCTTCGAGCCGAGCGGCCTGCTGATCTGGCTGGCGGTGTCGATCCTGCTCAGCACGGTGGCCAGTTTCGTGCCGGCGTGGCACGCCTCGCGGCTGACCGTGCGCGAAGCGATTGCCTACGCATGA
- a CDS encoding ABC transporter ATP-binding protein, translating into MTPKQNALIGLRSVGKSYATPAGDYTALRDIDLEIGSGEFVAIMGKSGSGKSTLLNLIGGIDRPSRGEVMVAGAALHRISENALARWRGKHVGVVFQFFQLLPTLTAAENVMLPMDFSDLRPARERRARALELLGMVGIADQADKLPAALSGGQQQRAAIARALANDPPLVIADEPTGNLDSVTATAVLDLFRKLADLGTTVVIATHERDITRLIDRTIELADGMIVQAISGVTG; encoded by the coding sequence ATGACACCGAAGCAAAACGCATTGATCGGTTTGCGTAGCGTCGGCAAGAGCTACGCCACGCCGGCGGGCGACTATACGGCCTTGCGCGACATTGACCTTGAAATCGGCAGCGGCGAATTCGTCGCCATCATGGGAAAGTCGGGCAGCGGCAAGTCTACCCTGCTGAACTTGATCGGCGGCATTGATCGGCCCAGTCGCGGCGAAGTGATGGTTGCGGGCGCGGCGCTGCACCGGATTTCTGAAAACGCGCTGGCGCGCTGGCGCGGCAAGCATGTCGGCGTCGTCTTTCAGTTCTTTCAACTGCTGCCGACGTTAACGGCGGCTGAAAACGTCATGCTGCCGATGGATTTCAGCGACCTGCGGCCCGCGCGTGAACGCCGCGCCCGCGCGCTCGAACTGCTCGGCATGGTCGGCATCGCCGATCAAGCCGACAAGCTGCCGGCAGCGCTCTCCGGCGGTCAACAACAACGCGCGGCGATTGCCCGCGCGCTTGCCAACGACCCGCCTCTGGTCATCGCCGACGAGCCGACCGGCAACCTCGATTCAGTGACCGCCACCGCCGTGCTTGACCTCTTTCGCAAGCTCGCTGACCTCGGCACCACCGTAGTCATTGCGACGCACGAGCGCGACATCACCAGGCTGATTGACCGCACCATCGAGCTGGCCGATGGCATGATCGTGCAGGCGATATCGGGCGTGACCGGCTGA
- a CDS encoding TetR/AcrR family transcriptional regulator, giving the protein MSDKPPATERKIDRRVQRTHHSLGDALIELMRVKPFAAITVQEVLDRAHVSRSTFYMHYRNKDDLFLSDVDHFFESMAGLLRRRGEASNRVAPVRELFAHVAEWSEFYSAMKATGKAQEVQELAEGHFARAIEQRLAVLAPTAAPAPRAAQAHALAGALLSLLSWWIARGKPLSAAQMDDTFHQVVWSGVSAAADQKPPR; this is encoded by the coding sequence ATGTCCGATAAACCACCGGCGACGGAGCGCAAAATTGACCGGCGCGTGCAGCGCACGCATCACTCGCTCGGTGACGCGCTGATCGAGCTGATGCGCGTGAAGCCGTTCGCCGCCATCACGGTGCAGGAAGTCTTGGACCGGGCGCATGTCAGCCGCTCGACTTTTTACATGCACTATCGCAACAAGGACGATCTGTTCTTGAGCGACGTGGATCACTTCTTCGAGAGCATGGCCGGATTGCTGAGGCGGCGCGGCGAGGCGTCGAACCGCGTCGCCCCTGTGCGCGAGCTGTTTGCGCACGTCGCCGAATGGAGCGAGTTTTATTCAGCAATGAAAGCGACGGGCAAGGCTCAAGAGGTTCAGGAGCTGGCCGAAGGACACTTTGCCCGCGCCATCGAGCAACGGCTCGCCGTGCTTGCGCCTACGGCAGCCCCTGCGCCGCGCGCCGCTCAGGCGCATGCGCTCGCGGGCGCGTTGCTGTCGCTGTTGTCGTGGTGGATCGCTCGCGGCAAGCCTCTATCGGCGGCGCAGATGGATGACACTTTTCATCAGGTCGTCTGGTCGGGCGTTAGCGCGGCGGCTGACCAGAAACCGCCGCGCTGA
- a CDS encoding BACON domain-containing carbohydrate-binding protein, giving the protein MFTHKRIARLLLVFALALGTVVAGVPPGRRANAHYLPTAAPSPASCTNDDGWTPTSMTNAPDARTAHTAVWTGSEMIVWGGVGSSGYLNTGARYDPATDTWTAISMVNAPEARTEHQAIWTGSEMIVWGGHNAHELNSGGRYNPASDTWTPVSTVNAPVGRRTHTIIWTGSEMIVWGGHVGYRGVGLTTGGRYNPATDIWTATSVNNVPSGREGHTAVWTGSEMIVWGGNSAGYVTDSGGRYNPATDTWTPTSRVNDAVARYHHSAVWAGNDMIVWGGFGDTDQGSSYLDTGGRYNPASDSWTATSTNLAPSLRGHHPAIWTGSEMVIWGGYPITNTGGRYAPSTNSWRVMDSAAAPSERYDHTAVWTGTEMIVWGGSPSTGGSSISTLNTGGRYCIPASSCAYAITPTSHYFPASGGSGNINLAAGNACPWTATSNDNWIMVTSTASGSGSAPVSFAVRENFDSSARSGQITVAGQHFTVMQEGRGGGDCSCTIAPGFTTIAAAGGGGTISVTAAAGCGWEAVSRSGWLTVTANADGMGNGVVSYVVAANASGAARKGKISIAGQTFAIKQKAN; this is encoded by the coding sequence ATGTTTACGCATAAGAGGATCGCCCGGCTGCTACTGGTTTTCGCACTGGCGCTCGGAACCGTCGTCGCCGGTGTGCCACCCGGCAGGCGGGCGAATGCGCATTACCTGCCCACAGCCGCTCCTTCTCCCGCTTCATGCACGAATGATGATGGGTGGACGCCCACCAGTATGACGAATGCTCCTGACGCAAGGACTGCGCACACGGCGGTGTGGACGGGCAGCGAAATGATCGTCTGGGGCGGCGTCGGCAGTAGCGGCTATTTGAACACCGGCGCGCGCTATGATCCGGCGACGGATACGTGGACGGCGATCAGCATGGTCAACGCGCCCGAAGCGCGCACTGAGCATCAAGCGATCTGGACGGGCAGCGAGATGATTGTCTGGGGCGGCCACAACGCCCATGAGCTGAACAGTGGCGGTCGTTACAATCCCGCGTCGGATACCTGGACGCCGGTTAGCACCGTCAATGCGCCAGTCGGCCGGCGGACTCACACGATCATCTGGACGGGAAGTGAAATGATCGTCTGGGGTGGCCACGTCGGCTACCGCGGCGTTGGGCTGACTACGGGCGGTCGCTACAATCCGGCAACTGATATATGGACAGCGACCAGCGTGAACAACGTGCCCAGCGGGCGCGAAGGCCACACGGCGGTGTGGACGGGCAGCGAAATGATCGTCTGGGGTGGAAATAGTGCTGGCTACGTGACCGACAGCGGCGGGCGCTACAACCCGGCGACGGATACCTGGACGCCGACCAGCCGCGTCAATGATGCCGTCGCGCGGTATCATCACTCGGCGGTCTGGGCAGGCAATGACATGATCGTCTGGGGCGGCTTCGGTGACACCGACCAGGGGTCGTCCTATCTCGACACCGGCGGGCGCTACAACCCGGCCAGCGATTCGTGGACGGCGACCAGCACCAACCTTGCGCCGAGCCTGCGCGGTCATCACCCGGCCATCTGGACGGGCAGCGAGATGGTCATCTGGGGCGGCTACCCAATCACGAACACCGGCGGGCGTTATGCCCCGTCAACCAATAGCTGGCGGGTGATGGATTCGGCAGCCGCGCCTTCGGAACGCTACGACCACACAGCCGTCTGGACGGGCACGGAGATGATCGTCTGGGGCGGCAGCCCATCCACCGGCGGCTCGTCCATCAGCACGCTCAACACCGGTGGCCGCTATTGCATTCCGGCCTCGTCGTGCGCCTATGCCATCACGCCGACGAGCCACTACTTTCCGGCCAGTGGCGGCAGCGGCAACATCAATCTCGCCGCCGGCAACGCTTGCCCGTGGACGGCGACGAGCAATGACAACTGGATCATGGTGACATCAACGGCAAGCGGCAGCGGCAGCGCGCCGGTCAGCTTCGCCGTCCGCGAGAACTTCGACAGCAGCGCGCGCAGCGGGCAGATCACGGTCGCCGGGCAGCACTTCACGGTGATGCAGGAAGGGCGCGGCGGCGGCGATTGCAGCTGCACGATAGCGCCGGGCTTCACAACGATAGCGGCGGCGGGCGGCGGCGGGACGATCAGTGTGACGGCGGCAGCGGGGTGCGGGTGGGAAGCGGTGAGCCGCAGCGGGTGGCTGACGGTGACGGCGAATGCCGATGGCATGGGCAATGGGGTGGTGAGCTACGTGGTGGCGGCCAACGCGAGCGGCGCGGCGCGCAAAGGCAAGATCAGCATCGCCGGACAGACTTTCGCAATCAAGCAGAAAGCCAACTAG
- a CDS encoding BACON domain-containing carbohydrate-binding protein has translation MRANRPSAITHLIIAGLLLLPVMFSASTAAQDQPDIVWQASNAGPSVAFSSDGQLLLTGTKLWNAADGRLLHDFTLPYNGDGPNTAVLSPDGQYAAIGIQAFNQNLDVFRVGDGALIGGRISAHNNGTVALAFSPDSQLLASGGNDGTAKLWHMPDMTLIRTLNGGVGYRARIRALAFLDNGQTLALGGQAGVALFRVADGALVQDLSEAVSTRTLAVSPDKQTLAAGSIAIDQYGQCTDCSIKFWRAADGAFLRFIEGNNNGVISLAFSPDQQVIAAGSGDRAYNGAVRFFRLTDGALIKTFYQDPNNPGSYVTGVAYSPDGGLFAFAREDNVVIVTRNSQSAASCVAALSSSSQMLPATGGGGSFNLTAPNGCSWTATSNDNWIMVTSTASGSGSALVSFAVRENLDSSARSGQITVAGQHFTVMQEGRGGGDCSYAVSPTFTTIAAAGGSGTISVTAATGCGWEAVSRSGWLTVTANADGMGNGVVSYVVAANASGAARKGKISVAGQTFAIKQKAN, from the coding sequence ATGAGAGCGAATCGCCCGAGCGCCATCACGCACCTCATCATTGCCGGGTTGTTGCTGCTGCCGGTCATGTTCAGCGCGTCAACCGCGGCTCAGGATCAGCCAGACATCGTATGGCAGGCCAGCAACGCCGGGCCGTCCGTCGCCTTTTCCTCCGATGGGCAACTGTTGCTGACAGGAACGAAGCTGTGGAACGCCGCCGATGGCCGCTTGCTGCACGACTTCACGCTGCCGTACAACGGCGACGGCCCGAACACCGCCGTGCTGTCTCCCGACGGTCAGTATGCGGCCATCGGGATACAGGCATTCAACCAGAACCTCGACGTCTTCCGCGTCGGTGATGGGGCGCTCATCGGCGGGCGTATCAGCGCGCATAACAATGGCACGGTGGCGCTGGCCTTCTCGCCCGATAGCCAGTTGCTGGCTTCGGGAGGCAATGACGGCACCGCCAAGCTATGGCATATGCCTGACATGACTTTGATCCGCACGCTCAACGGCGGCGTCGGCTACCGGGCGCGAATCCGTGCGCTGGCCTTCCTCGACAATGGGCAGACGCTGGCGCTCGGTGGGCAGGCCGGTGTGGCGCTCTTCCGCGTCGCGGATGGCGCGTTGGTGCAGGACTTGAGCGAGGCCGTCTCGACGCGCACGCTGGCCGTCTCGCCTGACAAACAGACGCTGGCCGCCGGCAGCATCGCCATAGACCAGTATGGTCAATGCACAGATTGCTCGATCAAGTTCTGGCGCGCGGCGGACGGCGCCTTCCTGCGCTTCATCGAGGGCAACAACAATGGCGTCATCAGCCTGGCCTTCTCGCCCGATCAGCAGGTCATCGCCGCAGGCTCGGGCGACCGCGCCTACAACGGGGCCGTGCGATTCTTTCGCCTCACGGACGGCGCGCTGATCAAAACCTTTTACCAGGACCCGAACAATCCTGGTTCTTATGTGACCGGAGTCGCCTATTCGCCGGATGGCGGCCTGTTCGCCTTCGCGCGCGAGGATAACGTGGTCATCGTCACGCGCAACTCGCAATCGGCAGCCTCGTGCGTCGCCGCGCTATCGTCGAGCAGCCAGATGCTTCCGGCCACAGGCGGCGGCGGCAGCTTCAACCTGACAGCGCCCAACGGCTGTAGCTGGACGGCGACGAGCAATGACAACTGGATCATGGTGACATCAACGGCAAGCGGCAGCGGCAGCGCCCTGGTCAGCTTCGCCGTCCGTGAGAATCTCGACAGCAGCGCGCGCAGCGGGCAGATCACGGTCGCCGGGCAGCACTTCACGGTGATGCAGGAAGGGCGCGGCGGTGGCGATTGCAGCTACGCGGTGTCGCCGACCTTCACGACGATAGCGGCGGCGGGCGGCAGCGGGACGATCAGTGTGACGGCGGCAACGGGGTGCGGGTGGGAAGCGGTGAGCCGCAGCGGGTGGCTGACGGTGACGGCGAATGCCGATGGCATGGGCAATGGGGTGGTGAGCTACGTGGTGGCGGCCAACGCGAGCGGCGCGGCGCGCAAAGGCAAGATCAGCGTCGCCGGGCAGACGTTTGCTATCAAACAGAAAGCCAACTGA